In Aspergillus nidulans FGSC A4 chromosome IV, a single window of DNA contains:
- a CDS encoding uncharacterized protein (transcript_id=CADANIAT00000824), whose protein sequence is MVSHAPIIDFFAWPNLRDHLIVSGITHISETTAALYVSQIRLKWPYELRDVCKYNVAEDRYRFSSEFDAVYYDVRNWTIDSPQLQILIESGPDVAGFDFGNINGVGAGAGATIGSAQGGGLGVGEDGDRGGSGDGKGFADDVDSAYWDRFLGGCDQM, encoded by the exons ATGGTATCTCACGCACCGATAATCGACTTCTTCGCATG GCCCAATCTCCGCGACCACCTCATTGTCTCAGGGATAACACACATATCTGAAACAACAGCGGCCCTGTACGTCTCGCAGATCCGACTCAAATGGCCCTATGAGCTGCGCGACGTTTGCAAGTACAATGTGGCTGAGGACCGATACCGATTCTCGAGCGAGTTCGACGCTGTATACTATGATGTCCGGAATTGGACAATTGACTCGCCGCAACTGCAAATTCTGATTGAGAGTGGGCCGGATGTGGCCGGATTTGATTTTGGGAATATCAATGGGGTAggggctggcgctggtgctACCATTGGCAGCGCTCAGGGGGGTGGATTGGgtgttggggaggatggaGATCGCGGTGGCAGTGGCGATGGTAAAGGATTtgccgatgatgtcgatTCAGCTTATTGGGATCGGTTCTTGGGTGGGTGTGATCAGATGTAA
- a CDS encoding glycosyltransferase family 32 protein (transcript_id=CADANIAT00000822), translating into MISEATSRTTKAGHLLAHVLRRKPVVFVLLAITLIALYPAGSPFLLPASTPLSPSTSELLPRPTLAASLSASDLLSRRVSSDRTSIPKLIHQTWFPAGSNMSASAQAWVQTMREQNSDWEYVLWDDVTNELLVEQYFPWFLETYRSLPKEINRADMARNFYMYLFGGMYADVDTEALRPVNALFAAHEVPLRRHLDMLSAPDAVSDVQRAFMGRMAHTFDPDGLGAVPNGWMASPPGHPFWLLPVLYVLENPKGDGSVEGMTGPGILGPLIKQYYSSLTSSDGGISLRRQLCARVQSIQPGWDLFCPSGYSLDETPESMQSLSHALILLPREQVYPFSWVDDGDVKVCLGAKGNPQFDADKCKKRMGVDLWPSYFITYCTHTW; encoded by the exons ATGATATCCGAGGCAACCTCCAGGACGACAAAAGCAGGCCATCTTCTTGCACATGTGCTCCGTCGAAAACCGGTGGTTTTTGTTCTGTTGGCGATAACCCTAATCGCTCTGTACCCAGCAGGCTCGCCATTTCTCCTTCCCGCGAGCACGCCGCTGAGCCCGTCCACTAGTGAGCTTCTTCCACGACCAACACTAGCAGCAAGCCTCTCAGCAAGTGATCTCCTCTCGCGCCGTGTATCGAGTGATAGAACGTCCATTCCCAAACTCATCCACCAGACATGGTTCCCCGCGGGAAGCAACATGTCGGCCTCAGCGCAGGCTTGGGTGCAGACTATGAGAGAGCAGAATTCCGACTGGGAGTATGTCCTCTGGGATGATGTGACCAATGAGTTGCTGGTCGAGCAGTACTTTCCGTGGTTTCTGGAGACGTATCGCTCTCTGCCGAAGGAGATTAACCGCGCAGATATGGCGAGGAATTTCTATATGTATTTGTTTGGAGG AATGTACGCCGACGTTGACACCGAAGCCCTTCGTCCCGTGAACGCACTGTTCGCCGCGCACGAAGTCCCTCTCAGACGACATCTGGACATGCTTTCTGCTCCAGACGCAGTGTCTGATGTCCAGAGAGCATTTATGGGTCGTATGGCACATACATTCGACCCTGATGGTCTCGGCGCGGTTCCCAATGGCTGGATGGCCTCTCCCCCAGGCCACCCGTTCTGGCTCTTGCCGGTGCTGTACGTCCTCGAGAACCCGAAAGGCGACGGGAGCGTCGAAGGGATGACGGGCCCAGGCATCCTCGGGCCGCTGATAAAGCAGTACTATAGCTCTCTCACCAGCAGCGACGGCGGGATCTCGCTGCGGCGGCAGCTCTGCGCACGGGTCCAGAGTATCCAGCCTGGTTGGGATCTGTTCTGTCCGAGCGGGTATAGTCTGGACGAGACACCAGAGAGCATGCAAAGCTTGAGCCATGCATTGATTCTATTGCCCCGGGAGCAGGTTTATCCGTTTAGCTGGGTggatgacggtgatgtcAAGGTTTGTCTGGGGGCCAAGGGGAATCCGCAATTTGATGCGGATAAGTGTAAGAAGCGGATGGGGGTGGATCTGTGGCCGAGTTACTTTATTACGTATTGCACGCATACCTGGTAG
- a CDS encoding serine/threonine-protein kinase (transcript_id=CADANIAT00000826) — translation MAAAFDDEDLSVSLPAVDRDRPRERTNEPNPSDSHQSAMAMPPPARPIGKGSDSSRQSPATMRDMQRLDQYHTVKVLGEGSFGKVKLAIHQPSGRQVAMKIISRRKLLSRDMIGRVEREIQYLQLLRHPHIIKLYTVISTKTDIVMVLEYAERELFDYLVKRGRCNDAEARKFFQQIICAVEYCHRHKIVHRDLKPENLLIDRDKNVKIADFGLSNIMTDGNFLKTSCGSPNYAAPEVISGKLYAGPEVDVWSCGVILYVLLVGRLPFDDDYIPALFKKIAAGNFHMPTYISSGAARLIRSMLQVHPVHRITIEDIRDDPWFLQDLPKYLQPPPEEFIATDKAIDPRKIAAGKPHAIQNKISQVAISKLERSMGYGREDIEDALRHPEPSAIKDAFFIIVENEMMQTNSPTDETMLSPSATPLPPSAGRTAVTPGARALHSAQALPSRTRSGSRRQSGPMALPSESDNADVPRVSHVRILPTSLPYVHDQLMEQRERERERVREDSGEQTQAALDEEDPGRTARSPEEQEATARALKPHSRSIVDLEKLKLEPPEARSAPHQPTKRSRRWQFGIRSRNQPYEAILYLYRAIKAQGGIWEMQPADSGKLYSYYTRRS, via the exons ATGGCTGCTGCCTTTGACGACGAGGACCTCTCGGTCTCTCTCCCTGCTGTCGACCGTGATCGTCCTCGTGAGCGCACCAACGAGCCCAATCCGTCCGATTCGCATCAGTCCGCCATGGCTATGCCCCCGCCCGCGCGACCGATCGGAAAGGGTAGTGACTCTTCGCGGCAGTCCCCAGCTACAATGAGGGATATGCAGCGCCTCGATCAGTACCATACAGTCAAGGTTCTTGGCGAGGGCTCGTTTGGAAAGGTCAAGCTGGCGATCCATCAGCCCAGTGGCCGTCAGGTAGCCATGAAGATTATCTCTCGCCGCAAGCTGCTATCCCGGGACATGATCGGTCGAGTCGAGCGGGAGATCCAATACCTTCAGCTGCTACGGCACCCTCATATTATAAAACT GTACACTGTCATTTCAACCAAAACGGATATTGTCATGGTGCTAGAATATGCTGAACGAGAGCTGTTCGATTACCTAGTGAAGCGAGGCCGCTGCAACGACGCGGAAGCCCGCAAGTTCTTCCAGCAGATCATCTGCGCTGTTGAGTATTGTCACCGCCATAAGATCGTTCACCGCGATTTGAAGCCGGAAAATCTCCTCATTGACAGGGATAAAAATGTGAAGATTGCAGATTTTGGGTTAAGTAATATCATGACGGACGGCAACTTTCTCAAAACCAGCTGCGGCAGCCCCAACTATGCAGCGCCCGAGGTCATCTCTGGCAAGTTGTATGCCGGCCCGGAGGTCGACGTCTGGAGCTGCGGAGTCATTTTGTACGTGCTGCTGGTAGGACGGCTCCCATTCGACGACGATTACATCCCGGCGCTTTTCAAGAAAATCGCCGCGGGCAACTTCCACATGCCCACCTACATTTCCTCCGGGGCTGCCCGGCTCATTCGGTCAATGCTGCAGGTGCACCCAGTGCACCGGATCACCATTGAAGACATTCGCGATGACCCTTGGTTTCTGCAAGACCTCCCTAAATACCTGCAACCTCCCCCGGAGGAGTTTATCGCAACCGACAAAGCGATTGACCCACGCAAAATCGCTGCGGGGAAGCCGCACGCGATTCAAAACAAAATCAGTCAGGtcgccatctccaagctGGAGAGGAGCATGGGTTATGGTCGCgaggatattgaagatgCACTCAGACACCCTGAGCCTAGTGCTATCAAGGACGCATTCTTCATCATCGTGGAGAATGAGATGATGCAGACAAATTCACCCACGGACGAGACTATGCTGAGTCCATCAGCTACCCCGCTACCGCCTTCCGCAGGCCGTACTGCTGTAACACCCGGCGCCAGGGCACTCCATTCAGCACAAGCACTTCCATCACGGACCCGGTCCGGCTCCCGCCGGCAGTCGGGCCCTATGGCGCTGCCTAGTGAGTCGGATAATGCAGATGTGCCGCGGGTCAGCCACGTCCGAATTCTGCCGACCAGCTTGCCGTACGTCCATGATCAGCTCATGgagcagcgagagcgagagcgtGAACGGGTGCGGGAAGACTCAGGGGAGCAAACCCAAGCTGccttggatgaagaggaccCTGGTCGAACTGCTCGCTcgccagaagagcaggaagcgaCGGCTAGGGCCCTGAAACCGCATTCGCGGAGTATCGTCGAccttgagaagctcaaattGGAACCACCAGAGGCCCGCAGCGCTCCGCATCAGCCCACCAAACGGTCCAGGAGATGGCAATTTGGTATTCGCTCCCGTAACCAGCCATATGAGGCCATCCTCTATCTTTACAGGGCAATAAAAGCGCAGGGAGGAATCTGGGAGATGCAGCCCGCCGACTCGGGTAAGTTATATTCCTACTATACTAGGAGAAGCTGA
- a CDS encoding uncharacterized protein (transcript_id=CADANIAT00000821), with amino-acid sequence MSATQTRTPWPALDRIDAVPGLYISEQIFSSYPQLIARCAAPGTTAAAGVQPGLKPQYQIQRKQIELEDDPTEDLLGCLNSLGALRTGHFVLGGCDSRLYNAKPSSSVQNRPQNRPAFTATDLAEHRISVAAAGVGVLRIMIKRKAGYEQWVDVVDKIYDRADVMELVRAKEDYLRNLAEMLEGLG; translated from the exons ATGTCCGCAACGCAAACACGCACTCCCTGGCCTGCCCTCGACCGTATCGACGCAGTGCCAGGCCTGTACATCTCAGAGCAAATTTTCTCGTCTTATCCTCAACTGATAGCTAGG TGTGCGGCGCCAGGAAcgactgcagctgcaggcGTGCAGCCAGGGCTCAAACCGCAGTATCAGATCCAGCGAAAACAGATCGAGCTCGAAGACGATCCCACGGAAGATTTACTTGGCTGTCTGAATA GTCTTGGTGCGCTGCGAACGGGGCATTTCGTGCTCGGGGGCTGTGATAGTCGCTTATA TAATGCCAAACCTAGTTCTTCCGTACAGAACCGCCCTCAAAATCGCCCAGCTTTCACGGCCACAGATCTCGCCGAACATCGGATTTCAGTGGCAGCTGCGGGTGTGGGAGTGTTGCGG ATAATGATAAAGCGCAAGGCCGGCTATGAGCAGTGGGTTGATGTGGTCGATAAGATCTATGACCGGGCTGATGTCATGGAACTGGTGCGTGCGAAGGAGGACTATCTGAGGAATTtggcggagatgttggaAGGTTTGGGGTGA
- a CDS encoding uncharacterized protein (transcript_id=CADANIAT00000823): MIMYGYLVPWPHLEVSADRLSTWNQRVRVASSRDESAIVALQQCRNWIFWSNLTILFNKWILESTPFRYPILLTSWHLFFATLATQLLFRTSILATPRSIKMTPSLYMAKIAPIGLLYSGSLVCSNMAYIYLNVGFIQMLKASGPVITLLISALYGVTELTAAKLVNVAVITASVGLTVVSEIQFSWVGVAVQLVSLVLTSTSSSLSSPTLETHNAETGEEPGPLGTDTLHETSSKDEEEASTSENTARGQSQSLRLTNMDPLLSLYYTAPICAVMNGILAWRTEILPLLLDQIDPNSSSASEAAPAGLLGIILSTGLGTLLLNAVVGFMLNVAVFTLVYRQNLGSNNDALVFWGTSVSLLQAVGYAGALGGLVVYAGGGGYIRRGIWGAAVWARRKGMARYGYRGLGLGADGDREQKDCVKPK, translated from the exons ATGATAATGTATGGTTACCTTGTACCTTGGCCGCATCTGGAAGTGTCTGCAGACCGTCTGTCCACTTGGAACCAGAGAGTTAGGGTTGCATCTAGCAGAGACGAGTCAGCCATTGTTGCATTGCA ACAATGCAGAAACTGGATCTTCTGGTCCAACCTGACAATCCTCTTCAATAAATGGATTCTCGAGTCGACTCCGTTTC GCTACC CAATCCTCCTGACATCATGGCACCTCTTCTTCGCAACCCTCGCCACCCAGCTCCTCTTTCGCACCTCCATCCTCGCGACCCCCAGATCGATCAAGATGACGCCAAGCCTATACATGGCCAAAATTGCGCCAATCGGTCTTCTTTACTCAGGGAGTCTCGTTTGCAGTAATATGGCATACATATATCTCAATGTCGGGTTTATCCAGATGCTTAAG GCCTCTGGACCTGTGATAACGCTCCTCATTAGCGCCCTCTACGGCGTCACAGAACTGACCGCGGCCAAGCTCGTCAATGTGGCCGTCATTACAGCCAGCGTCGGGCTGACTGTCGTCAGCGAGATCCAGTTCTCCTGGGTTGGTGTAGCGGTGCAGCTTGTTAGTTTG GTTCTCacttccacctcttcctctttgtcCTCGCCTACATTGGAGACGCATAATGCAGAAACGGGCGAAGAGCCCGGTCCACTCGGCACCGATACACTGCATGAAACGAGCTCcaaagacgaggaagaggcatCGACAAGCGAAAACACAGCCCGGGGACAGAGCCAGAGCCTGAGACTCACCAATATGGATCCCCTCCTGAGCCTCTACTACACAGCCCCCATTTGCGCCGTGATGAACGGCATCTTGGCGTGGAGGACGGAaatcctcccactcctgcTGGACCAAATTGACCCCAACTCGTCGTCTGCCTCAGAGGCAGCACCTGCTGGACTGCTGGGGATTATCCTGTCCACAGGACTTGggaccctcctcctcaacgcAGTGGTAGGGTTCATGTTGAACGTTGCTGTTTTCACGCTGGTCT ATCGGCAAAACCTCGGGTCTAACAATGACGCTC TGGTATTCTGGGGAACAAGTGTCTCCCTCCTCCAGGCGGTCGGATATGCGGGGGCCTTAGGGGGTTTGGTTGTCTATGCTGGGGGAGGGGGGTATATAAGACGGGGGATTTGGGGAGCTGCCGTGTGGGCAAGAAGGAAGGGGATGGCAAGATATGGATATAGAGGGTTGGGCTTGGGTGCAGATGGGGACCGGGAGCAGAAAGATTGCGTCAAGCCAAAGTAG
- a CDS encoding uncharacterized protein (transcript_id=CADANIAT00000827) produces the protein MSLNQNLGQQETGVTTTGQHFGRATRDHYEQDDWALTLFNSSAREIVISPDPVDRKRQPAEPAFIRPTQDSLYLSGLFTILHSIPLAREALLLRNKVLSNYGYDAQWWNGQPIYLPKIVSIHDAQDGNTEWDDILYESQRIVAFLDCTTRAFGSTDALAGLKRLETYGSSSAVGTFLEAWQEAAVAADPGNPLATVFSSMAYKRPPKTDDSSATEQEASIDEEPIDKEFFTLEPYVEPIHGQTLYDVLDGTMWSDTPGEELDDVWLEHVADVLTIQLDSVDTTAKAIDVRIPATFYPDRYLASCRDIAREYRLQRLKIREDVVKLRSLMDRLSIGSGLSKGVTSREALEKAADAAASLAPQTESNEDSTSVEKLALQLKAISRKIEDKLKELESRQQQALESLKNYSKYLTEPSTSPGEPPVHKYTLRGVCTEPHVTYVLRRSPPNDTTKPKPDDYEWWRISFSVDDAKSRQAQTGRPAPRDADVIGYTVRKVREVEVLRAAREESKNVLLVYANSNAMNCKEEPAPAPLQRFVSDDNAAFENELQEWEHNADTRQNADTQWERTVGSRPAYPSPSIGQEDVPASKVNVFDYQVASFDDDPAEGQEMQERGVRPLLGQAGSHGHQAPRSSYQNTNPNLPSYLTPLLQRMSSESDTQLETTASSTLYLLESRLNRLTYLLTGDTAWTGTPNPPPKPSSYDETVSRRLQRLESELENLAGKVGVVRDILGLYLFRSTSTLSLPTSTTDQTDTPETTQPSDPETEPSPPLQIMLSIILSYASLISETASRLTSLTDTPIPDASLSASLIALQPRMNQLAAKQDEQSREIAELRVRTAKVLQRYYEVSLLGGGEVWGEWEGRMERVEREVKRVEVARGREGI, from the exons ATGTCGCTAAACCAGAACCTCGGGCAGCAAGAGACCGGTGTCACCACTACGGGTCAGCACTTCGGCCGGGCGACGCGAGACCATTATGAGCAAGATGACTGGGCGTTGACCCTCTTCAACTCCAGCGCCCGCGAGATTGTCATCAGCCCGGATCCGGTGGACCGCAAGAGACAACCAGCCGAGCCAGCTTTTATTCGTCCCACGCAGGATAGCTTATATCTGAGTGGGCTATTTACTATCCTCCACTCGATCCCGCTGGCTCGGGAGGCTCTGCTACTGCGGAACAAGGTCCTCTCCAACTATGGTTACGATGCACAGTGGTGGAACGGACAACCAATCTATCTCCCTAAAATAGTGTCGATACATGATGCGCAGGACGGCAACACCGAGTGGGACGATATCCTTTATGAAAGCCAGAGAATTGTCGCCTTCCTGGATTGCACAACCCGGGCTTTTGGCAGCACCGACGCACTGGCCGGCCTGAAACGATTGGAGACATATGGTTCGAGCAGTGCTGTAGGAACATTTCTCGAGGCATGGCAGGAAgcagctgttgctgctgaccCTGGAAACCCCTTGGCCACAGTCTTTTCGTCAATGGCGTATAAACGGCCGCCAAAAACGGACGACAGTTCAGCCACCGAGCAGGAGGCATCGATCGATGAGGAGCCGATTGATAAGGAATTTTTCACCCTGGAACCGTATGTAGAACCGATCCATGGCCAAACACTCTATGATGTTCTAGATGGTACCATGTGGTCAGACACACCAGGGGAGGAGCTTGACGACGTGTGGCTAGAGCATGTCGCGGATGTTCTCACTATTCAATTAGACAGCGTTGACACAACAGCAAAGGCGATTGACGTGAGGATCCCAGCAACTTTTTACCCCGATCGATATCTCGCTAGCTGCAGAGATATTGCGCGTGAATACCGTCTTCAGAGGCTCAAAATTCGCGAGGACGTTGTCAAGCTACGAAGCCTCATGGATCGCCTCTCCATCGGGTCCGGTTTATCCAAAGGCGTCACTTCGAGAGAAGCTCTGGAAAAGGCCGCTGATGCTGCAGCTTCTCTTGCGCCCCAAACTGAGTCAAACGAAGACAGTACTAGTGTTGAAAAACTAGCTCTTCAACTGAAGGCCATTTCAAGGAAGATAGAAGATAAACTCAAAG AACTCGAGAGTCGGCAACAACAGGCCCTGGAGAGTCTGAAGAACTACTCCAAATACCTGACGGAACCTTCAACTTCACCAGGCGAACCGCCAGTCCACAAGTATACACTGAGAGGAGTCTGCACTGAGCCTCATGTGACATATGTTCTGCGGCGGAGCCCTCCAAACGACACCACCAAGCCCAAACCTGACGATTACGAGTGGTGGCGCATCAGCTTCTCTGTGGACGACGCAAAATCCAGACAAGCACAAACCGGCCGCCCAGCTCCAAGAGATGCAGATGTAATTGGGTATACTGTACGAAAGGTTCGGGAGGTCGAAGTCCTCCGTGCCGCACGGGAAGAGTCCAAGAACGTCTTGCTGGTCTATGCCAACAGCAATGCGATGAATTGCAAGGAGGAGCCAGCccctgctcctcttcag CGATTCGTATCCGATGACAACGCCGCCTTTGAAAATGAGCTCCAGGAGTGGGAGCATAACGCCGATACAAGACAAAACGCTGATACCCAGTGGGAGCGAACGGTCGGTTCTCGGCCAGCGTACCCCTCTCCCTCAATTGGGCAAGAAGATGTGCCCGCTAGCAAAGTCAATGTCTTTGACTATCAGGTTGCCTCATTTGATGACGATCCCGCGGAAGGGCAGGAAATGCAAGAGAGAGGAGTGCGGCCGTTACTCGGTCAAGCTGGAAGTCATGGCCACCAAG CTCCCCGTTCGTCCTACCAAAACACGAACCCCAACCTGCCCAGTTATCTCAcacctcttctccaaagGATGTCCTCCGAATCCGATACACAACTAGAAacaaccgcctcctccactctCTACCTGCTAGAGTCCCGACTCAACCGCCTCACATACCTCCTAACAGGAGACACAGCATGGACCGGCACGCCCAACCCCCCGCCGAAACCGTCGTCCTATGATGAGACAGTTTCGAGGCGCCTACAGAGATTAGAAAGTGAGCTTGAGAATCTAGCAGGGAAGGTTGGTGTCGTTAGGGATATTCTGGGGTTGT ACCTTTTCAGATCAACATCAACTTTGTCGCTACCCACCTCCACAACCGATCAGACAGACACCCCGGAAACAACCCAGCCCTCAGACCCGGAAACAGAACCATCGCCCCCCCTCCAGATTATGCTTAGCATAATCCTCTCCTACGCGTCTCTGATTTCTGAAACAGCCTCAAGGCTAACAAGTCTAACCGACACGCCCATTCCGGACGCGTCCTTATCCGCGAGCTTGATCGCCCTGCAACCGCGGATGAATCAGTTAGCAGCGAAACAAGACGAGCAGAGTAGGGAGATTGCTGAATTGCGAGTGCGAACCGCGAAGGTTTTGCAGAGATATTATGAGGTCAGTTTGCTTGGGGGTGGTGAGGTCTGGGGGGAGTGGGAGGGGCGGATGGAGAGGGTAGAACGGGAGGTGAAGAGGGTGGAGGTTGCAAGGGGACGAGAGGGAATCTAA
- a CDS encoding bZIP transcription factor (transcript_id=CADANIAT00000825) — protein MESSSRPARLTTAERKRLTDRKAQRQRRERIKTYIARLEKTLEELTAASGNGMEATLLKQLEQQRAKTERLTNVINHIHEVLEETRSLTSPTPGSAPSTQGESASPSASWRLPPVPKRLLQLPQQSPNDQTGTPFTISADLATRISLHSQNPRNSGTRNYFQVVNESISNVAKEQNSILPSTTEDDEDLAIRAILCGWDSVRDGGRSLDRGWGLLQALDQAIFSQTGFVERVAILRLMRSMIKVH, from the coding sequence ATGGAATCGAGCTCTCGTCCTGCGCGTCTCACCACTGCCGAGCGGAAACGTCTAACAGACCGCAAggcccagcgccagcgccgcgaGCGCATCAAGACGTACATTGCGCGTCTGGAAAAGACGCTCGAAGAATTGACCGCGGCGTCCGGAAATGGCATGGAAGCAACCCTCCTCAAGCAACTGGAGCAGCAACGCGCAAAGACAGAGCGTCTCACGAACGTAATCAACCATATCCACGAAGTGCTGGAAGAAACGCGGAGCTTAACATCACCAACACCTGGATCGGCGCCTTCAACGCAGGGTGAGAGCGCCTCCCCGTCTGCATCGTGGCGATTACCACCTGTTCCAAAGCGCCTTTTACAGCTGCCGCAGCAGTCACCGAATGATCAGACAGGGACACCCTTTACTATCAGCGCAGACCTCGCGACCCGGATCTCCCTGCACAGCCAGAACCCGCGGAACAGTGGGACGAGGAACTACTTCCAGGTGGTCAACGAGTCGATCTCGAACGTTGCCAAGGAACAGAACTCGATACTGCCGTCTACGAcggaggatgacgaagatcTCGCCATTCGGGCGATACTCTGCGGATGGGATTCGGTGAGAGACGGTGGGCGCAGTCTAGATCGCGGTTGGGGGCTgctgcaggcgctggatCAGGCAATTTTCTCGCAGACGGGGTTTGTTGAGCGCGTGGCTATTCTAAggctgatgaggagtatGATTAAGGTGCATTGA